CATCAGCCAGTATAATTGATCGTGAAACTTATTAAACTTCTAAATGCAAAACTACATGATCAGATTAGCTCTTATTTTAAGAAGATGGGAGTTAGCAAATTGATTGAAGTGCGGATTCTGactaacatcaggaagaactttctgacaataagagctttTCAACAGGGGAACAAACTCCTTTGGTGggttgtggactccccttcattgcTTAAATCTTCCATTGAGATTTTAGCATTGCAGcacgttggactagatgtcccttggggccCTTCCCATTATATGATTTTATGGCTCTATCTATGTGATAAGAGTGAAATGTGAGTGAAAATTGTTCCACAttccatatatttaaaatgtttctccTATGTGAATTCGCTGATGTATATGAACattccactttcactgaagctctttccacactccatgcatttaaatggtttcttccagATGTAAATTTGTTGATGTGAAGGTGTGATTACTAGCTGAACCACTTTCCACACTGCACacatttaaatgctttttttatcctgtgtgagtttgttgatgttttctaagtgttcctcTTTGACGGAAGcgcttcccacactccatacatttaaatggtttctcccctgtatgaatttgtAGATGTTTTGCATGGCTTCCACTGTTAGCGGAcatcttcccacactccatacatttaaatggtttctcccctgtgtgggacCGTAGATGAATATTAAGACTTCCCCTctcactgaagcactttccacactctgtgcatttaaagggtttctcccctgtgtgaattcgtagaTGTTTTTTAAGgcttccactttgactgaagcgctttccacactccatacatttaaatggtttttctcctgtgtgaatttGTAGATGTTTTTTAAGGTTTTCACATCGATTGAAGCagtttccgcactccatacatttaaacggtttttctcctgtgtgaattcgtAAATGTTTTGCATGGCTTCCACTGTCAGCGGAcatcttcccacactccatacattcaaatggtttctcccctgtgtgggacCGTAGATGAATATTAAGACTTCCCCTctcactgaagcactttccacactccgtgcatttaaagggtttctcccctgtgtggattcgtAGATGTTTTTTAAGGTTGCAACTTTGATTGAAGcagtttccacactccatacatttaaacggtttttctcctgtgtgaatccgcTGATGTGTTCTATGGTTTCGACTTTCTGTGAaagtcttcccacactccatacatttaaatggtttctcccctgtgtgaattcgtaaATGTTTTGCATGGCTTCCACTATCCGTGAaagtcttcccacactccatacatttaaatggcttctcccctgtgtgagttctctgGTGTGTAGTAAGGTAATGCTTCCACCTGAAacacttcccacactccatacattcatatggtttctcccctgtgtgagttcgctggtgtaaAGTAAGGTATTGTTTCCACTTGAaacactttccacactccatacattcatatggtttctcccctgtgtga
Above is a window of Zootoca vivipara chromosome 2, rZooViv1.1, whole genome shotgun sequence DNA encoding:
- the LOC118081200 gene encoding gastrula zinc finger protein XlCGF57.1-like — translated: MAGGRWTVDLIRLPPASLPKTSEHFLPGPSETSGRMKAAEPANRARMEGGRWTVDLIRLPPASLPKTSEHFFPGPSEISVCDGNNSQSSKKSPGILLKKPFKCTKCGKSFSRKEHLTKHWRTHTGEKPFQCMECGKTFADSGSHRTHQRIHTGEKPFKCIECGKCFSVRGSLIVHQLTHTGEKPFKCLECGKSFSQSGNFRKHLQIHTGEKPFKCLECGKSFIDHASLSSHQRIHTGEKPFKCMECGKSFKWNQNLAIHQRTHTGKKLFECMECRKCFKWKHYLKIHQQTHTGEKPYECMECGKCFKWKQYLTLHQRTHTGEKPYECMECGKCFRWKHYLTTHQRTHTGEKPFKCMECGKTFTDSGSHAKHLRIHTGEKPFKCMECGKTFTESRNHRTHQRIHTGEKPFKCMECGNCFNQSCNLKKHLRIHTGEKPFKCTECGKCFSERGSLNIHLRSHTGEKPFECMECGKMSADSGSHAKHLRIHTGEKPFKCMECGNCFNRCENLKKHLQIHTGEKPFKCMECGKRFSQSGSLKKHLRIHTGEKPFKCTECGKCFSERGSLNIHLRSHTGEKPFKCMECGKMSANSGSHAKHLQIHTGEKPFKCMECGKRFRQRGTLRKHQQTHTG